One window of the Phalacrocorax aristotelis chromosome 19, bGulAri2.1, whole genome shotgun sequence genome contains the following:
- the ERMAP gene encoding erythroid membrane-associated protein — protein sequence MACSLKDELLCSICLSIYQDPVSFGCEHYFCRRCITEHWVRQEPQGTRDCPECRRTFAEPTLAPSLKLANIVERYSAFPLDAILGAQRSPFPCKDHEKVKLFCLTDRAVVCFFCDEPAVHEQHQVTNVDDAFEELQRELKEQLQGLQESERGHTEALHLLKRQLAETKSSAKSLRVTIGEAFERLHRLLRERQKAMLEELEADTARTLTDIEQKIQRYSQQLRKVQEGSQILQERLAEADKHVFLAGVASLSERLKGKIHETNLTYEDFPTSKYMGPLQYTIWKSLFQDIHPVPAALTLDPGTAHHRLILSDDCTIVAYGNLHPQPLQDSPKRFDVEVSVLGSEAFGGGVHYWEVVVSEKTQWMIGLAHEAVTRKGSIQIQPSRGFYCIVMHDGNQYSACTEPWTRLNVKSKLEKVGVFLDYDKGLLIFYNADDMSWLYTFRERFPGKLCSYFSPGQSHANGKNVQPLRINTVRI from the exons ATGGCGTGCAGCCTGAAGGACgagctgctctgctccatcTGCCTGAGCATCTACCAAGACCCGGTGAGCTTCGGCTGCGAGCACTACTTCTGCCGCCGGTGCATCACCGAGCACTGGGTGCGCCAGGAGCCCCAGGGCACCCGCGACTGCCCCGAGTGCCGCCGAACCTTCGCCGAACCCACCCTGGCCCCCAGCCTCAAGCTGGCCAACATCGTGGAGCGTTACAGCGCCTTCCCCTTGGACGCCATCCTGGGCGCCCAGcgcagccccttcccctgcaaGGACCACGAGAAGGTCAAGCTCTTCTGCCTCACCGACCGTGCCGTCGTCTGCTTCTTCTGTGACGAGCCTGCTGTGCACGAGCAGCACCAGGTCACCAACGTGGATGACGCTTTTGAGGAGCTGCAG CGGGAGCTGAAGGAgcagctccaggggctgcaggagagcGAGCGTGGCCACACCGAAGCCCTGCACCTCCTCAAACGGCAGCTGGCCGAGACCAAG TCCTCAGCCAAGAGCCTGCGGGTGACTATTGGGGAGGCTTTTGAGCGGCTGCACCGGCTGCTGCGGGAGCGGCAGAAGGCgatgctggaggagctggaggcgGACACGGCGCGGACGCTGACCGACATTGAGCAGAAGATCCAGCGTTACAGCCAGCAGCTCCGCAAGGTGCAGGAGGGCAGCCAGATCCTCCAGGAGCGCTTGGCCGAAGCCgacaaacatgtatttttagctGGCGTCGCTTCCCTTTCCGAAAG GCTGAAGGGGAAGATCCATGAGACCAACCTGACCTACGAGGACTTCCCCACCTCCAAATACATGGGGCCGTTGCAGTACACCATCTGGAAATCCCTTTTCCAGGATATTCATCCCG TGCCGGCAGCCCTGACGCTGGACCCTGGCACCGCTCACCACCGCCTGATCCTCTCCGATGACTGCACCATCGTGGCGTACGGCAACCTGCACCCCCAACCGCTGCAGGACTCCCCCAAACGCTTCGACGTGGAGGTCTCGGTTTTGGGTTCGGAGGCGTTTGGCGGCGGGGTCCACTACTGGGAGGTGGTTGTCTCCGAGAAGACCCAGTGGATGATCGGTTTGGCGCACGAAGCCGTCACCCGCAAAGGCAGCATCCAAATCCAACCCAGCCGAGGGTTTTATTGCATCGTCATGCACGATGGTAACCAGTACAGCGCCTGCACCGAGCCCTGGACCAGGCTCAATGTCAAAAGCAAGTTGGAGAAGGTGGGCGTCTTCCTGGACTACGACAAGGGGCTTCTCATCTTCTACAACGCCGACGACATGTCCTGGCTCTACACCTTCCGGGAGAGGTTTCCCGGCAAGCTCTGCTCTTATTTTAGCCCCGGGCAGAGTCATGCCAATGGGAAGAACGTCCAACCCCTCCGGATCAACACTGTTCGCATCTAA
- the SVBP gene encoding small vasohibin-binding protein has protein sequence MEPSGGGRKERPKPREPAARLEKAKQKSAQQELKQRQRAEIYALNRVMTELEQQQFDSFCKQMQTSGE, from the exons ATGGAGCCGAGCGGGGGCGGGCGGAAGGAGAGGCCGAAGCCCCGGGAGCCGGCGGCCCGCCTGGAGAAGGCTAAGCAGAAATCAGcccagcaggagctgaagcagAGGCAGAGGGCGGAG ATTTACGCCCTCAACCGAGTGATGAcggagctggagcagcagcagtttgaCTCCTTCTGCAAGCAGATGCAGACCTCCGGCGAGTGA
- the TMEM269 gene encoding transmembrane protein 269 isoform X2 has translation MWMVSPPVGIFQSTKKLFLSERAGRDRTLEFIRKNAANGLSVANLVAGLSSILCSLNRQYQHSCWLLLIGFLLDLADGAVARQLDACSALGAKLDDFADFTTFGLATALLLQPQGVLDGLLAITYVMAVFTRLCFFSSGIPFTYRGLPCPYASSLLAGTFLLTGGNVTLLRVTAIVMTLFMVDQGFYPHDKVLESQLWKKLVYAGGVVAVLFSPAAVASVYCLAWSTSYIVFPFAIWSCKA, from the exons ATGTGGATGGTGTCACCGCCGGTCG GTATTTTCCAGTCCACGAAGAAGCTGTTCCTGAGCGAGCGGGCGGGCCGGGATCGGACGCTGGAATTCATCCGGAAAAACGCTGCTAACGGGCTCTCCGTGGCCAATCTGGTGGCGGGGCTCTCCTCCATCCTCTGCAGCCTCAACag gcaaTACCAGCACTcgtgctggctgctgctcatAGGGTTTCTGCTCGATCTGGCCGACGGAGCGGTCGCCCGACAGCTCGACGCCTGCTCGGCGCTGG GTGCCAAACTGGATGATTTCGCCGACTTCACCACCTTCGGGCTGGCCACggcgctgctgctgcagccacagggTGTCCTGGACGGGCTACTGGCCATTACCTACGTGATGGCCGTATTCACTCGCCTGTGCTTCTTCTCCAGTG GGATCCCCTTCACCTACCGGGGGCTGCCCTGTCCCTACGCCTCCTCACTGCTGGCGGGCACCTTCCTGCTGACGGGGGGGAACGTCACCCTGCTGCGCGTCACCGCCATCGTCATGACCCTCTTCATGGTCGATCAGGGTTTCTACCCCCACGACAAGGTGCTGGAGTCGCAGCTCTGGAAGAAACTGGTTTATGCTGGAG GGGTGGTGGCTGTCCTCTTCTCGCCGGCGGCGGTGGCTTCCGTCTATTGCCTTGCCTGGTCAACATCCTACATCGTTTTCCCCTTTGCCATCTGGAGCTGCAAAGCCTGA
- the TMEM269 gene encoding transmembrane protein 269 isoform X3: MWMVSPPVDEGSHQLAWLWDHGKGIFQSTKKLFLSERAGRDRTLEFIRKNAANGLSVANLVAGLSSILCSLNRQYQHSCWLLLIGFLLDLADGAVARQLDACSALGAKLDDFADFTTFGLATALLLQPQGVLDGLLAITYVMAVFTRLCFFSSGIPFTYRGLPCPYASSLLAGTFLLTGGNVTLLRVTAIVMTLFMVDQGFYPHDKVLESQLWKKLVYAGGVVAVLFSPAAVASVYCLAWSTSYIVFPFAIWSCKA, from the exons ATGTGGATGGTGTCACCGCCGGTCG atgaagGATCTCACCAGCTTGCCTGGCTTTGGGACCACGGCAAAG GTATTTTCCAGTCCACGAAGAAGCTGTTCCTGAGCGAGCGGGCGGGCCGGGATCGGACGCTGGAATTCATCCGGAAAAACGCTGCTAACGGGCTCTCCGTGGCCAATCTGGTGGCGGGGCTCTCCTCCATCCTCTGCAGCCTCAACag gcaaTACCAGCACTcgtgctggctgctgctcatAGGGTTTCTGCTCGATCTGGCCGACGGAGCGGTCGCCCGACAGCTCGACGCCTGCTCGGCGCTGG GTGCCAAACTGGATGATTTCGCCGACTTCACCACCTTCGGGCTGGCCACggcgctgctgctgcagccacagggTGTCCTGGACGGGCTACTGGCCATTACCTACGTGATGGCCGTATTCACTCGCCTGTGCTTCTTCTCCAGTG GGATCCCCTTCACCTACCGGGGGCTGCCCTGTCCCTACGCCTCCTCACTGCTGGCGGGCACCTTCCTGCTGACGGGGGGGAACGTCACCCTGCTGCGCGTCACCGCCATCGTCATGACCCTCTTCATGGTCGATCAGGGTTTCTACCCCCACGACAAGGTGCTGGAGTCGCAGCTCTGGAAGAAACTGGTTTATGCTGGAG GGGTGGTGGCTGTCCTCTTCTCGCCGGCGGCGGTGGCTTCCGTCTATTGCCTTGCCTGGTCAACATCCTACATCGTTTTCCCCTTTGCCATCTGGAGCTGCAAAGCCTGA
- the TMEM269 gene encoding transmembrane protein 269 isoform X1 codes for MLTVSPKTVWFCPFFAFGDPKTHWISPNQGKEVGDDTGHVLSPAKKPTRCGKIQGGGATVPAGRGGIFPSPAARLSPYRRLGARCPKVIRPTAGTWIQPPQRDSQNQEYILIPRNRGIFQSTKKLFLSERAGRDRTLEFIRKNAANGLSVANLVAGLSSILCSLNRQYQHSCWLLLIGFLLDLADGAVARQLDACSALGAKLDDFADFTTFGLATALLLQPQGVLDGLLAITYVMAVFTRLCFFSSGIPFTYRGLPCPYASSLLAGTFLLTGGNVTLLRVTAIVMTLFMVDQGFYPHDKVLESQLWKKLVYAGGVVAVLFSPAAVASVYCLAWSTSYIVFPFAIWSCKA; via the exons ATGCTGACGGTGAGCCCCAAAACTGTCTGGTTTTGCCCCTTTTTTGCCTTTGGGGACCCCAAAACCCACTGGATTAGCCCCAACCAAGGAAAAGAAGTGGGGGATGACACAGGGCACGTGCTCAGCCCCGCCAAAAAGCCCACCAGATGTGGCAAAATCCAAGGTGGCGGAGCGACCGTCCCAGCGGGTCGAGGCGGGATTTTTCCATCCCCAGCCGCCCGGCTCAGCCCGTACCGGCGCCTCGGGGCGCGGTGTCCAAAGGTCATCCGTCCCACCGCCGGCACATGGATCCAACCACCGCAGCGGGATTCCCAAAACCAGGAATACATTTTAATTCCACGCAACCGAg GTATTTTCCAGTCCACGAAGAAGCTGTTCCTGAGCGAGCGGGCGGGCCGGGATCGGACGCTGGAATTCATCCGGAAAAACGCTGCTAACGGGCTCTCCGTGGCCAATCTGGTGGCGGGGCTCTCCTCCATCCTCTGCAGCCTCAACag gcaaTACCAGCACTcgtgctggctgctgctcatAGGGTTTCTGCTCGATCTGGCCGACGGAGCGGTCGCCCGACAGCTCGACGCCTGCTCGGCGCTGG GTGCCAAACTGGATGATTTCGCCGACTTCACCACCTTCGGGCTGGCCACggcgctgctgctgcagccacagggTGTCCTGGACGGGCTACTGGCCATTACCTACGTGATGGCCGTATTCACTCGCCTGTGCTTCTTCTCCAGTG GGATCCCCTTCACCTACCGGGGGCTGCCCTGTCCCTACGCCTCCTCACTGCTGGCGGGCACCTTCCTGCTGACGGGGGGGAACGTCACCCTGCTGCGCGTCACCGCCATCGTCATGACCCTCTTCATGGTCGATCAGGGTTTCTACCCCCACGACAAGGTGCTGGAGTCGCAGCTCTGGAAGAAACTGGTTTATGCTGGAG GGGTGGTGGCTGTCCTCTTCTCGCCGGCGGCGGTGGCTTCCGTCTATTGCCTTGCCTGGTCAACATCCTACATCGTTTTCCCCTTTGCCATCTGGAGCTGCAAAGCCTGA
- the CELA3B gene encoding chymotrypsin-like elastase family member 3B, translating to MLCLLLLLVAGGSRAAVLLDPRVVNGEDAAPYSWPWQISLQYERDGTFRHTCGGTLIAPNWVMTAAHCISSTLTYEVVLGEYDMGAREGPEQRIPVASADIFVHPKWRSSCVACGNDIALMKLQHPAVLSTQVQVGQLPPPGSVLPDGYPCFLSGWGRLATGGPLPERLQQALLPVVAYDRCTQPDWWGALAIRQTMICAGGDEKAGCNGDSGGPLNCQAADGRWEVHGIASFVSGLGCNAPKKPTVFTRVSAFEDWIAEIMSQN from the exons ATGCTgtgcctcctcctgctgctggtggctggcG GTAGCCGCGCCGCGGTGCTGCTCGACCCACGGGTGGTCAATGGGGAGGATGCGGCGCCCTATAGCTGGCCCTGGCAG ATCTCACTGCAGTATGAGCGGGACGGCACCTTCCGCCACACCTGCGGGGGCACCCTCATCGCGCCCAACTGGGTGATGACGGCCGCGCACTGCATCTC CTCCACGCTCACCTACGAGGTGGTGCTGGGCGAGTACGACATGGGTGCCAGGGAGGGCCCCGAGCAGCGCATCCCCGTGGCCTCCGCCGACATCTTCGTCCATCCCAAATGGCGAAGCTCTTGCGTGGCCTGTGG CAATGACATCGCCCTGATGAAGCTGCAGCACCCGGCGGTGCTCAGCACCCAGGTGCAGGTGGGGCAGCTGCCGCCCCCAGGCTCCGTCCTGCCCGACGGGTACCCCTGCTTCCTGAGCGGCTGGGGGCGGCTGGCCA CGGGGGGGCCGCTGCCGGAGCGGCTGCAGCAGGCGCTGCTGCCTGTGGTGGCCTACGACCGCTGCACCCAGCCCGACTGGTGGGGCGCCTTAGCCATCCGCCAAACCATGATCTGCGCTGGCGGCGACGAGAAGGCTGGCTGCAAC GGCGACTCCGGGGGTCCCCTGAACTGCCAGGCGGCCGATGGGCGCTGGGAGGTGCACGGCATCGCCAGCTTCGTCTCGGGGCTGGGCTGCAACGCGCCCAAGAAGCCGACGGTCTTCACTCGCGTCTCTGCCTTCGAGGACTGGATTGCCGAG ATCATGAGCCAGAACTGA